One Phyllopteryx taeniolatus isolate TA_2022b chromosome 3, UOR_Ptae_1.2, whole genome shotgun sequence genomic window, CGTGGAAGGCCTCCAAGGTCCTAAAGTCCCTCCAGGTTGGAGGAAGTCCGTCCTGCAGGAAGCGGCCGCATCGCTGGCACGGAGACTGGAACAGTTTGATGTAGCTCCTCAGCCAAGtctgcacacgcacgcaaagaCACACCCGAACGCAAACCcaaaaccacacacaaacacactccgatgaacacacacgcacgtcagCAACCGTGAGCCGGCGCGTGCCGCAGTTGGGTGTTTTCCGACCATGAAGGAGCGCACGACCACGTCGGGCATCTGCGGCAGTTGGTAGTGCAGCAGGGCGGTGGTGGCGTGGTCCGTTACCTAGCGACCGCACAACCAATGAGCTGCCGCGCTCAGGAAACCGGCAGGCCGCCGCCGGTTCCAGACTCACCTTCTGGAAGACCTGATGCTGCGACTTGGTCCAGATGtccagctgggggggggggggggacacgcAGAGTTACCATGGTAACAGTCACGAAGGACCGTGGAAACGGGCCAACGCGGCAGGCGCTCTCACCTTCCCGTCGTCGTCATAAACGTTCTCGTTAAAGCCTCGCACCAAAGTTCTGTCGATGAACAGCGAACGCATCACCACGATGGCCTTCAGCACTTTGCCCAGCGTCACCTGGCAGGAAAGCGCACGTCAGCCGGGCAATAAACGGgaagcgtgcgtgcgtgcgtgcgcgcgcctACCAGCAGGACCGCAGACGTTCCGTTCGGTCGAAAAAGTTCGATGCTCATGTCGGGAAACATCCTTCCGATACGAGAAATCACATCATCTACGTACCtaaaacacgcacgcacatgctgGAAAGATGGCATTTGACAATCTCGGACAATTGACGACAATTTAGTATCATTTCGTCAAATTGGACTCCGTTGAAGTCCAATTGAGGTCGCGTGCAGAGGTTAGTGTGAGACGGGCGACTGACTGCGGGGGGAGGACGAGGGTGCTGGGCTGGACTTTGGGGCGTCGCTTGGCCGAGGCGCCCATCTGATTGGCCGAGCGCTTGAGCGACTGCTGGTTCAGCAAACTGGAGGCCAGGCCGGCGTGGTACTGCAGCTGCCGACACGCAAATACGAGACGTTCGAGTTCGCACCGGCGTCGGTTAGCGCGTCGGCTCGGGCGGGCCCACCTTGTTGGACCACTTGTAGGCCTGCAGCAGCTGCGAGTAGAGCGGCGTTTTGTCCTGAACAGGATCCAGACTGAGGAGGCCGCTGTTGTGCAGAGGATGCGACTCGGACGGGCGACCCACCAGACCGCTCAGGCGCTCCAACTCGCTGACacgcaccccaaaaaaaacaaaaggacatTTTGATATCGTGGACCTGCACAGTTCCAGCAAGAATCCGTTCGTAGCGATCGGGGAGTCGGGAAAGCGCGAACGACGCCGAACGCAGACGCTGCGTTTGTTCATTTGGCTCAATTTGTCTTTTTCTATGCAATTTGTTGAATTTACTTTTGGAAAGAATTGATTCAAATAATGACCATCATCAATCATTATGATGGTgtgttttccttttgaaaacAGGAGAAACATTATAGGACTCTAAGCAGCTatctgttttgtttctaaatataggctttacacgatcgggatttttggggccgatcggcaagtttaaaaaaaaaaaaaacgataaccgacccgatcacaagatggagcaatgtgtctatttccacgacttgttcatttattgtatatacgtGTACCGTATACTGCATCCATCCGTTTTGTGTCCTCacaagggcgtgctggagccgtccGTCCCAGCTCCAATTATTCtcgagcattttagacaaaagtgaaaacaccaatggcctctagggggcatgcaaggattggccactgacataagttgaGGTTTGCTCGGATCTATCTGGCAACGCTGACCTCATCGAAAGTAATTCATCTTGGAAATTTGACACCCAAACCTGTATCGTTCAATCAAATGAGTATTTTAGACTCAAGACGACCCGTCGCCTGGGAATTCCATGTTACCG contains:
- the med27 gene encoding mediator of RNA polymerase II transcription subunit 27 isoform X1, which gives rise to MADVVSVGVNLDAFSHAISGIQALRSSVSRVFECLKDGMKNRETLEGREKQFIATFQDNLQAVNRDLNELERLSGLVGRPSESHPLHNSGLLSLDPVQDKTPLYSQLLQAYKWSNKLQYHAGLASSLLNQQSLKRSANQMGASAKRRPKVQPSTLVLPPQYVDDVISRIGRMFPDMSIELFRPNGTSAVLLVTLGKVLKAIVVMRSLFIDRTLVRGFNENVYDDDGKLDIWTKSQHQVFQKVSLEPAAACRFPERGSSLVVRSLGNGPRHHRPAALPTAADARRGRALLHGRKTPNCGTRRLTVADVRVCSSECVCVWFWVCVRVCLCVRVQTWLRSYIKLFQSPCQRCGRFLQDGLPPTWRDFRTLEAFHDTCRM
- the med27 gene encoding mediator of RNA polymerase II transcription subunit 27 isoform X3, which encodes MADVVSVGVNLDAFSHAISGIQALRSSVSRVFECLKDGMKNRETLEGREKQFIATFQDNLQAVNRDLNELERLSGLVGRPSESHPLHNSGLLSLDPVQDKTPLYSQLLQAYKWSNKLQYHAGLASSLLNQQSLKRSANQMGASAKRRPKVQPSTLVLPPQYVDDVISRIGRMFPDMSIELFRPNGTSAVLLVTLGKVLKAIVVMRSLFIDRTLVRGFNENVYDDDGKLDIWTKSQHQVFQKVTDHATTALLHYQLPQMPDVVVRSFMTWLRSYIKLFQSPCQRCGRFLQDGLPPTWRDFRTLEAFHDTCRM
- the med27 gene encoding mediator of RNA polymerase II transcription subunit 27 isoform X2 gives rise to the protein MADVVSVGVNLDAFSHAISGIQALRSSVSRVFECLKDGMKNRETLEGREKQFIATFQDNLQAVNRDLNELERLSGLVGRPSESHPLHNSGLLSLDPVQDKTPLYSQLLQAYKWSNKLQYHAGLASSLLNQQSLKRSANQMGASAKRRPKVQPSTLVLPPQYVDDVISRIGRMFPDMSIELFRPNGTSAVLLVTLGKVLKAIVVMRSLFIDRTLVRGFNENVYDDDGKLDIWTKSQHQVFQKVSLEPAAACRFPERGSSLVVRSLGNGPRHHRPAALPTAADARRGRALLHDLAEELHQTVPVSVPAMRPLPAGRTSSNLEGL